A genomic stretch from Natronogracilivirga saccharolytica includes:
- a CDS encoding 3-isopropylmalate dehydratase large subunit — translation MAMTLTEKILARASGRSHVDAGETVWVNVDVLLTHDVCGPPTIGIFKREFGEDARVWDKDKVVIIPDHYIFTNDKYANRNIDILRAFAADQDLPHYYDVGTDRYKGVCHTAMPEEGFTRPGDVLFGTDSHTCTAGAFGQFATGIGNTDAGFIMGAGKLWVKVPETMKFIFEGEIPPYIMAKDLILQIIGDIGVDGGTYRAMEFAGDGVMNMDMEGRMTLTNMVIEGGGKNGVVEPDETTFDYVRQRTDYDFTPMYNDPDAKYHSVRTYKSSELEPMVAKPHSPDNKATVGEVKNTKLTRAYIGSCTGGKLSDFEAAARIIKGHEVGVETYVVPATTKVRDDLRTTYYEGETLWDIFVNAGARMGEASCAACLGGPADTFGRMQGDEICISTTNRNFPGRMGSKKAQVYLASPYTVAASAITGKITDPREYLPVDSTVKQHA, via the coding sequence ATGGCAATGACCTTAACTGAAAAAATCCTGGCCAGGGCATCGGGCCGTTCTCACGTAGATGCCGGAGAAACCGTATGGGTTAACGTGGATGTGCTTTTGACGCACGACGTCTGCGGCCCGCCCACCATCGGCATCTTCAAGCGTGAATTCGGAGAGGATGCCCGCGTCTGGGACAAGGACAAGGTGGTCATCATCCCCGATCACTACATCTTTACCAATGACAAGTACGCCAATCGAAATATTGATATCCTGCGTGCCTTTGCCGCCGATCAGGACCTGCCCCACTACTATGATGTGGGCACCGACCGGTACAAGGGCGTATGCCACACGGCCATGCCGGAAGAAGGATTCACCCGCCCGGGCGATGTGCTTTTCGGAACCGACTCGCACACCTGTACCGCCGGGGCATTCGGACAATTTGCAACCGGAATCGGCAACACCGACGCCGGATTCATCATGGGCGCCGGCAAACTCTGGGTAAAAGTCCCGGAAACCATGAAGTTCATTTTCGAAGGCGAAATACCGCCCTACATCATGGCCAAGGACCTCATCCTGCAGATTATCGGTGATATCGGGGTGGATGGCGGCACCTATCGTGCCATGGAATTCGCCGGTGACGGCGTGATGAACATGGACATGGAAGGCCGGATGACCCTGACCAACATGGTGATCGAAGGCGGCGGCAAGAACGGGGTTGTCGAACCCGACGAAACAACGTTCGATTATGTGCGCCAGCGCACCGACTACGACTTCACCCCGATGTACAACGATCCGGATGCGAAGTATCACAGTGTTCGGACCTACAAAAGCTCCGAACTCGAACCGATGGTAGCCAAGCCGCATTCACCGGACAACAAGGCGACGGTGGGCGAAGTCAAAAACACCAAACTGACCCGCGCCTATATCGGCTCCTGCACCGGCGGGAAGCTCTCGGATTTCGAAGCCGCCGCGCGCATCATAAAAGGTCATGAAGTCGGCGTGGAAACGTATGTCGTACCGGCTACGACCAAAGTGCGCGACGATCTGAGGACAACGTATTACGAAGGGGAAACGCTCTGGGATATCTTCGTAAACGCCGGAGCCCGCATGGGCGAAGCCTCCTGCGCTGCCTGCCTGGGTGGCCCGGCCGACACATTCGGACGTATGCAGGGCGATGAGATCTGCATATCCACCACCAACCGGAACTTCCCGGGGCGGATGGGATCGAAAAAAGCACAGGTCTATCTCGCATCTCCCTACACCGTAGCCGCCTCAGCGATTACAGGCAAAATTACCGATCCGCGCGAATATTTGCCGGTGGACAGCACGGTAAAACAGCATGCCTGA
- a CDS encoding 2-isopropylmalate synthase: MKKRIHIFDTTLRDGEQAPGFSMNLDEKVRLARQLELLGADVIEAGFPISSEGDFQAVREISRQVKNCTVAGLCRARKGDIDRAWEALQHAEKPRIHTFIATSDIHMEHKLKKNRSEVIEDAVWAVGYASSLCDEVEFSAEDATRSDINFLCEIVEAAIDAGAKVINIPDTVGYAVPWEFGEMIRTLRERVPNIDKAILSVHCHNDLGMGVANSLMAVRNGAQQIECTINGIGERAGNAALEEIVMAMQTRGPEFEEEITINTREIYPTSKMLCEITGMQVQVNKAVVGLNAFAHEAGIHQDGVLKNPLTYEIMTPQSVGITSNNIVLGKHSGRRALNARMEKLGYELSKEQMDEVYEAFISIADKKKVVVDEDLIGIAPNGVSHMSTTFVKETVQEYLNRQ; encoded by the coding sequence ATGAAGAAACGAATCCATATCTTCGATACAACGCTCCGCGACGGTGAACAGGCTCCCGGATTCAGCATGAATCTGGACGAAAAAGTTCGGTTGGCCCGTCAGCTAGAGCTACTCGGTGCGGATGTGATCGAGGCCGGATTCCCTATCTCTTCCGAGGGCGATTTTCAGGCGGTGCGGGAAATTTCCCGGCAGGTTAAAAACTGTACTGTTGCCGGACTCTGCCGCGCGCGAAAGGGTGATATCGACCGTGCCTGGGAGGCATTGCAGCATGCCGAAAAACCGAGGATTCACACGTTCATCGCCACCTCCGACATCCATATGGAGCACAAACTTAAGAAAAACCGAAGCGAGGTGATTGAAGATGCGGTCTGGGCTGTCGGCTACGCCAGCAGCCTGTGCGATGAGGTGGAGTTTTCGGCTGAAGATGCCACACGCAGCGACATCAACTTCCTCTGCGAGATCGTAGAGGCAGCTATTGACGCCGGAGCCAAAGTCATCAACATCCCCGATACTGTCGGCTATGCCGTCCCCTGGGAGTTCGGTGAGATGATCCGGACGCTGCGCGAGCGTGTACCCAATATCGACAAGGCCATTCTGAGCGTCCACTGCCACAATGACCTCGGCATGGGTGTGGCAAACTCGCTGATGGCCGTACGAAACGGTGCCCAGCAAATCGAGTGCACCATCAACGGCATTGGTGAACGCGCCGGCAACGCGGCCCTGGAAGAGATCGTCATGGCCATGCAGACCCGCGGGCCCGAGTTTGAAGAGGAGATAACCATCAACACCAGGGAGATCTATCCTACCAGCAAAATGCTCTGCGAAATCACGGGCATGCAGGTGCAGGTCAACAAGGCGGTTGTCGGACTCAATGCCTTCGCCCACGAAGCCGGCATCCATCAGGACGGTGTGCTGAAAAATCCGCTCACCTACGAGATCATGACCCCGCAGTCGGTGGGCATCACCTCCAACAACATCGTCCTCGGGAAGCACTCCGGGCGGCGCGCGCTTAATGCGAGGATGGAAAAGCTCGGATACGAACTTTCAAAAGAACAAATGGATGAGGTCTATGAGGCTTTCATCTCCATCGCTGACAAAAAGAAAGTGGTCGTCGACGAAGACCTCATCGGAATAGCCCCGAACGGAGTCTCCCACATGAGCACCACCTTCGTAAAAGAAACCGTACAAGAATACTTAAACAGGCAGTAA